In one Pseudoclavibacter sp. Marseille-Q3772 genomic region, the following are encoded:
- the pknB gene encoding Stk1 family PASTA domain-containing Ser/Thr kinase — MIQAERILANRYHIGRRIGRGGMAEVYAATDERLGRHVAVKLLHTNLATEESFRARFRQEAQAAARMTHPSIVRVFDAGEDTFVRNDGFEIVVPYIVMEYIDGRQLVDYIAEGPLSNEKIEKYMSGILTSLEYSHRAGVVHRDIKPGNVMISTSDEVKVTDFGIARAISDTAGTIAQTTAILGTASYFSPEQARGEQVDGRSDLYSAGIVLYEMLTGRVPFQGDSAVAVAYQHVTEPPRRPSQLNPRVSPEVDAVVMKALAKRADDRYQTAAEFRTELQNAFRGIAPAHASAMADSEPTELFGPGPTAVDATESALNSMQNDDDREPDVQRRPPAMWIWGAIGVVAAVVIGVLVFTLLLPKDGQLPEASVRVPNVEGMSLEEAKSSLEELGFVIREKTEASDTVESDHIISQSPPADASVARGTTVTLTVSSGKGELEVPDIKGLTLEEAKAKLEEVGFKAGSVTSEDSPTVPEGSVIRTDPDQGSTLKAGETVNLFTSNGHVTVPSDLEGKPFDEVESELGELDLSITPVPNPSCPETSDREVTNITPTGRVEQKSDISVTYCSGSTAPTEPSQSPDDDDDDDNDDNGRWGNDSGQQPGGPGNNGRGPR, encoded by the coding sequence GTGATTCAGGCAGAACGCATTCTCGCGAACCGGTACCACATTGGTCGCCGGATCGGACGAGGCGGTATGGCCGAGGTGTATGCGGCAACGGATGAGCGTCTGGGTCGTCACGTCGCAGTGAAGCTGCTGCACACGAACCTCGCGACTGAGGAGAGTTTTCGCGCTCGGTTCCGGCAGGAGGCACAGGCTGCCGCGCGGATGACGCATCCGAGCATCGTGCGCGTATTTGACGCTGGCGAAGACACCTTTGTGCGCAATGACGGTTTCGAGATCGTCGTGCCGTACATCGTGATGGAGTACATCGACGGCCGCCAGCTGGTTGATTACATCGCCGAGGGTCCGCTCAGCAACGAGAAGATCGAAAAGTACATGTCGGGCATCCTCACCTCGCTCGAGTACTCGCACCGTGCGGGTGTTGTGCACCGCGACATTAAGCCGGGCAATGTGATGATCTCCACGAGCGACGAGGTGAAGGTCACCGATTTCGGTATTGCCCGCGCGATTTCGGATACGGCCGGCACGATTGCCCAAACAACAGCGATTCTGGGAACGGCATCGTATTTTTCCCCCGAACAGGCGCGCGGTGAGCAGGTGGATGGTCGTAGCGACCTGTATTCGGCCGGCATTGTGCTGTACGAGATGCTCACCGGGCGCGTGCCGTTCCAGGGCGACTCTGCGGTTGCGGTGGCGTATCAGCATGTGACTGAACCGCCACGGCGGCCAAGCCAGCTGAACCCGCGCGTGTCGCCTGAGGTCGATGCAGTCGTGATGAAGGCGCTGGCCAAACGTGCGGATGATCGTTACCAGACCGCTGCCGAGTTCCGCACCGAACTGCAGAACGCGTTCCGCGGGATCGCGCCCGCGCATGCGAGCGCAATGGCCGATTCGGAGCCAACCGAATTGTTCGGCCCCGGCCCGACTGCGGTGGATGCCACCGAGTCGGCATTGAATTCGATGCAGAACGATGACGACCGTGAACCGGATGTGCAGCGTCGACCGCCGGCGATGTGGATTTGGGGTGCGATCGGTGTCGTTGCCGCAGTGGTGATCGGTGTACTCGTGTTCACGCTGCTATTGCCGAAGGACGGCCAATTGCCCGAGGCGAGCGTGCGGGTCCCGAATGTGGAAGGCATGTCGCTCGAAGAGGCAAAATCCTCACTTGAGGAGCTCGGCTTCGTGATTCGAGAAAAGACCGAGGCGAGCGATACGGTCGAATCTGACCACATCATCTCGCAGTCTCCGCCTGCCGACGCGTCCGTTGCCCGCGGTACGACCGTGACGCTCACGGTCTCCAGCGGTAAGGGCGAGTTGGAAGTTCCCGATATTAAAGGGCTGACGTTAGAGGAAGCGAAGGCCAAGCTCGAAGAGGTTGGTTTTAAGGCCGGTTCGGTTACCTCGGAAGATTCGCCGACCGTTCCTGAGGGGTCCGTAATTCGCACCGATCCGGATCAGGGATCGACGTTGAAGGCCGGCGAGACGGTGAACCTGTTTACATCAAACGGGCATGTCACGGTGCCGAGTGATCTTGAGGGCAAGCCCTTCGATGAGGTCGAGTCGGAGCTGGGCGAATTGGATCTGTCGATCACGCCGGTACCGAATCCGAGCTGCCCGGAGACATCGGACCGAGAAGTTACGAACATCACGCCTACCGGTCGGGTGGAGCAGAAGTCAGATATTTCAGTGACGTACTGCTCAGGTTCTACTGCTCCAACGGAGCCGTCACAATCGCCGGATGATGACGATGATGACGACAATGACGACAACGGCCGCTGGGGCAATGATTCCGGTCAGCAACCGGGTGGTCCCGGCAATAATGGCCGAGGTCCACGCTAG